One Pseudomonas sp. HOU2 genomic window carries:
- a CDS encoding DUF4123 domain-containing protein, whose protein sequence is MRPECLTPSAWLAREPLKPAEQLFAIFSNASDARPPLVAPSPIWADTIYAEWDAVMPFVGIVAAGSELLDWVASTESRDWGWLAVSSASLEVLVEHFRSLTQVLMPDGTAVFFRFWDGRFLLPILQSDEVQSAQLIPVISRGLINGQAVDIGGRAQVSGRVFPWWKVPESVLASAGNAVRIGNALQWLSEEHPALNEAFPEAVLRCKVRQFFQVSASEESSQSALLAYLQDEAE, encoded by the coding sequence GTGCGGCCTGAGTGCCTGACGCCTTCAGCGTGGCTGGCGCGTGAGCCGCTGAAACCTGCGGAGCAACTGTTCGCGATTTTCAGTAATGCCAGCGACGCCAGGCCTCCGTTGGTTGCACCGAGCCCGATCTGGGCGGACACGATCTACGCCGAGTGGGACGCGGTGATGCCCTTCGTGGGAATTGTCGCGGCGGGCAGTGAGCTTCTCGATTGGGTGGCCTCTACCGAGTCTCGCGACTGGGGTTGGCTGGCAGTGTCTTCCGCGAGCCTTGAAGTGCTGGTCGAGCACTTTCGCAGCCTGACTCAAGTGCTGATGCCGGACGGCACAGCGGTGTTTTTCCGGTTTTGGGATGGACGGTTTTTGTTGCCGATCCTGCAGTCCGACGAAGTGCAATCTGCGCAGTTGATACCGGTGATCTCGCGCGGCTTGATCAATGGACAGGCCGTGGATATCGGGGGCAGGGCGCAGGTTTCGGGGCGGGTGTTTCCCTGGTGGAAGGTGCCTGAGTCGGTACTGGCTTCAGCAGGGAATGCAGTCCGGATCGGCAATGCGCTGCAGTGGCTGAGCGAGGAGCATCCGGCGCTGAACGAGGCGTTTCCCGAGGCTGTGTTGCGCTGCAAGGTTCGGCAGTTTTTTCAGGTTTCAGCGTCGGAAGAATCGTCGCAATCGGCGTTATTGGCGTATTTGCAGGACGAAGCGGAGTGA
- the msrA gene encoding peptide-methionine (S)-S-oxide reductase MsrA — MVLRSEILVNKNVLPTKDQALPGRETAMTLPEKHFVFEETPLLGPFFQDVDFAIFGLGCFWGAERRFWQREGVVSTVVGYAGGYTPNPTYEEVCSGLTGHAEVVLVVYDKAKVSYEELLAMFWELHNPTQGMRQGNDIGTQYRSVIYATSPEQLDAALKSKAVYQAELSKAGLGDISTEIEQAPTVYFAEAYHQQYLAKNPEGYCGIGGTGVCMPASLAGN; from the coding sequence ATGGTTCTGCGCTCGGAAATTCTGGTGAACAAAAACGTGCTACCGACCAAAGATCAAGCTCTGCCCGGCCGCGAAACCGCGATGACCCTGCCTGAGAAGCACTTCGTCTTCGAAGAAACCCCATTGCTCGGCCCGTTCTTCCAGGACGTCGACTTCGCCATTTTCGGTCTGGGTTGCTTCTGGGGCGCTGAACGCCGCTTCTGGCAGCGCGAAGGCGTGGTCAGCACGGTGGTCGGCTACGCCGGCGGCTACACGCCGAACCCGACCTACGAAGAAGTCTGCTCGGGCCTGACCGGCCACGCTGAAGTGGTTTTGGTGGTGTACGACAAGGCCAAGGTCAGCTATGAAGAGCTGCTGGCGATGTTCTGGGAACTGCACAACCCGACACAGGGCATGCGCCAGGGCAATGACATCGGCACCCAGTACCGTTCGGTGATCTACGCCACCTCGCCAGAGCAACTGGACGCGGCGCTCAAGAGCAAGGCGGTGTATCAGGCTGAACTGTCGAAGGCGGGTCTGGGCGACATCAGCACCGAGATCGAGCAGGCGCCGACCGTGTACTTCGCTGAGGCGTATCACCAGCAGTATCTGGCGAAGAACCCTGAGGGTTATTGCGGGATTGGCGGCACCGGTGTGTGCATGCCAGCGAGTCTGGCGGGTAACTGA
- the rlmJ gene encoding 23S rRNA (adenine(2030)-N(6))-methyltransferase RlmJ — translation MNYRHAFHAGNHADVFKHLTLTRLIALMSRKEQPFAYLDTHAGIGLYDLQGDQANRTGEYLEGIARLWDQPDLPALTADYMKVLHEMNPDGQLRYYPGSPELARRLTRPQDRVMLNEKHPQDGVLLKDNMAGDRRVKVHLGEGWHVARAMLPVQEKRAVMLIDPPFEQLDEMQKCAASLKEAIGRMRQTVAAIWYPVKDQRALRRFYQDLAGTGAPKLLRVELLVHPLDTPNSLNGSGMAIANPPWGLEEELRELLPWLSKKLGQTQGGWQMDWLIAES, via the coding sequence ATGAATTATCGTCACGCCTTCCATGCCGGCAATCACGCCGATGTGTTCAAACACCTGACCTTGACCCGCCTCATCGCCCTGATGTCGCGCAAGGAGCAGCCGTTTGCCTATCTCGACACGCACGCCGGTATCGGTCTGTATGACCTGCAGGGCGATCAGGCCAACCGTACCGGCGAGTACCTGGAGGGCATCGCGCGGTTGTGGGATCAGCCGGATCTGCCGGCGCTGACTGCCGACTACATGAAGGTGCTGCACGAGATGAACCCGGATGGCCAGTTGCGCTACTACCCGGGTTCGCCGGAGTTGGCGCGGCGTCTGACCCGGCCGCAGGACCGGGTGATGCTCAACGAGAAGCACCCGCAAGACGGCGTGCTGCTCAAGGACAACATGGCCGGCGACCGTCGGGTCAAGGTGCATCTGGGCGAGGGCTGGCATGTGGCGCGGGCGATGTTGCCGGTGCAGGAGAAACGCGCGGTGATGCTGATTGATCCGCCGTTCGAGCAGCTTGATGAGATGCAAAAGTGTGCGGCGTCGCTGAAAGAAGCGATTGGCCGCATGCGTCAAACCGTGGCGGCGATCTGGTACCCGGTGAAGGATCAGCGTGCGTTGCGCCGGTTCTATCAGGATCTGGCCGGTACCGGCGCGCCGAAGTTGTTGCGCGTGGAGCTGCTGGTGCATCCGCTGGATACGCCGAACAGCTTGAACGGCTCCGGGATGGCGATTGCCAATCCGCCGTGGGGGCTGGAGGAAGAATTGCGTGAACTGCTGCCGTGGTTGTCGAAGAAGCTTGGGCAGACTCAGGGTGGGTGGCAGATGGATTGGTTGATTGCCGAGAGCTGA
- a CDS encoding EAL domain-containing protein, translating to MKSQPDAASRMAAEVVTQLPVPSRLGMLRFERLNEASWAMLFLDPNCERQFGQPAVELCALVGSPYASLMEPEARYQLHDTIQQQLRDSPHYLVRYTLHTAAGVLSILELGEAYKQHNRHLLRGYLLAVDDVFDEAPALPSVDLETQNSRLQIALELNQRAQQEQLQHLDRVRAQQDLILLLARQRYSSHNSLQEAAELITRCACDIYEIDCASLWNLEGNLLVPISAYHRATQEYILPEVIDISGFPDYMEALHGSRAIDAHNAMRDPRTREMAEALRPRDVNAMLDASIRVDGQVVGVLCLEQTGVTRAWQSDEIAFAGELADQFAQVINNHNRRTATSALHLFQRAVEQSANAFLLVNCDGVVEYVNPSFTAITQYSTEEVHGQRLSELPALENLSELLFDAPSALAKSNSWQGEFKSRRKNLEPYWGQLSISKVYGDNRELTHYIGIYEDITQTKLAQQRIERLAYTDNLTNLGNRPAFIRNLDERFARDSDTPISLLLVDIDNFKRINDSLGHQTGDKLLISLARRLRNSLSPSGSLARFASNEFAVLLDDTDLATGQQIANQLLATLDKPMFVDNQLISVTGSVGLACAPLHGRDPQTLMRNAGLALHKAKANGKHQVQVFTEALNAEASYKLFVENNLRRALTQNELDVFYQPKLCLRSGRLLGMEALLRWNHPERGMIRPDQFISVAEETGLIIPIGKWIARQACRMSKALTAAGLGNLQVAINLSPKQFSDPDLVASIANILKEEALPANLLELELTEGLLLEATEDTHLQLDQLKRLGLTLAMDDFGTGYSSLSYLKKFPIDIIKIDRSFIHEIPDNQDDMEITSAVIAMAHNLKLKVVAEGIETAEQLAFLRRHRCDVGQGYLFDRPIPGAELIQALKRYPRGPLCL from the coding sequence ATGAAGAGCCAACCCGATGCCGCCAGCCGTATGGCGGCCGAGGTAGTGACGCAGTTGCCTGTGCCCTCGCGGCTCGGCATGCTGCGTTTCGAGCGCTTGAATGAAGCCAGCTGGGCGATGCTGTTTCTTGACCCCAACTGCGAACGCCAGTTCGGCCAGCCGGCCGTCGAGCTCTGTGCGCTGGTCGGCTCGCCCTACGCCAGTCTGATGGAACCTGAAGCGCGCTATCAGTTGCACGACACCATCCAGCAACAACTGCGCGACAGCCCGCATTATCTGGTGCGCTACACCCTGCACACCGCCGCCGGCGTGCTGAGCATCCTCGAACTCGGCGAAGCCTACAAACAGCACAATCGGCACCTGTTGCGCGGCTACCTGCTGGCAGTCGATGACGTGTTCGACGAAGCCCCCGCGCTGCCGTCCGTCGACCTCGAAACCCAGAATTCGCGCCTGCAGATCGCCCTCGAACTGAACCAGCGCGCCCAGCAGGAACAACTGCAGCACCTCGATCGGGTGCGCGCCCAGCAGGATCTGATTCTGCTGCTGGCCCGCCAGCGCTACAGCAGCCACAACTCGTTGCAAGAAGCTGCCGAACTGATCACCCGCTGCGCCTGCGATATCTATGAAATCGACTGCGCCAGCCTGTGGAACCTCGAAGGCAATCTGCTGGTACCGATTTCGGCGTATCACCGCGCGACCCAGGAATACATCCTGCCCGAGGTGATCGACATCAGCGGCTTCCCCGACTACATGGAAGCGCTGCACGGCAGCCGCGCCATCGACGCGCATAATGCGATGCGCGACCCGCGAACCCGCGAGATGGCCGAAGCCCTGCGCCCGCGCGACGTCAACGCCATGCTCGACGCCAGTATCCGCGTCGACGGCCAGGTGGTCGGCGTGCTCTGCCTGGAGCAGACCGGCGTCACCCGCGCCTGGCAGTCCGACGAAATCGCCTTTGCCGGTGAGCTAGCCGACCAGTTCGCCCAGGTCATCAACAACCACAACCGGCGCACCGCCACCAGCGCCCTGCACCTGTTCCAGCGTGCGGTGGAGCAAAGTGCCAACGCCTTTCTGCTGGTCAATTGCGACGGCGTGGTCGAGTACGTCAACCCGAGTTTCACCGCGATCACCCAGTACTCCACCGAGGAAGTCCACGGCCAGCGTCTGTCGGAACTGCCGGCCCTGGAGAACCTCAGCGAGCTGCTGTTCGACGCGCCCTCGGCGCTGGCCAAGAGCAACAGCTGGCAGGGCGAATTCAAGAGCCGTCGGAAAAACCTCGAACCGTACTGGGGCCAGTTGTCGATCTCCAAGGTGTATGGCGACAACCGCGAGCTGACGCACTACATCGGCATCTACGAAGACATCACCCAGACCAAACTGGCGCAGCAGCGCATCGAACGTCTGGCGTACACCGATAACCTGACCAACCTCGGCAACCGCCCGGCGTTTATCCGCAATCTGGACGAACGCTTCGCCCGCGACAGCGATACGCCGATCAGCCTGCTGCTGGTGGACATCGACAACTTCAAGCGGATCAACGACAGCCTCGGTCACCAGACCGGCGACAAACTGCTGATCAGCCTGGCCCGGCGTCTGCGCAACAGTCTGAGCCCGAGCGGCAGCCTCGCGCGCTTCGCCAGTAATGAATTTGCGGTGCTGCTCGACGACACCGACCTCGCCACCGGCCAGCAGATCGCCAACCAACTGCTGGCAACCCTCGACAAACCGATGTTCGTCGACAACCAACTGATCAGCGTCACCGGCTCCGTAGGCCTGGCTTGCGCGCCGCTGCACGGCCGCGATCCGCAGACTCTGATGCGCAACGCCGGGCTGGCCCTGCACAAGGCCAAGGCCAACGGCAAACATCAGGTGCAAGTCTTCACCGAAGCACTCAACGCCGAGGCCAGCTACAAGCTGTTCGTCGAGAACAACCTGCGCCGCGCCCTGACCCAGAACGAGCTGGACGTGTTCTACCAGCCCAAGCTGTGCCTGCGCAGCGGGCGCCTGCTGGGCATGGAAGCGCTGCTGCGCTGGAACCACCCGGAGCGCGGCATGATCCGCCCGGACCAGTTCATCAGCGTCGCCGAAGAAACCGGCCTGATCATCCCGATCGGCAAGTGGATTGCGCGCCAGGCCTGCCGCATGAGCAAGGCGCTGACCGCCGCCGGTCTGGGCAATCTGCAGGTGGCGATCAATCTTTCGCCGAAGCAGTTCTCCGACCCGGATCTGGTCGCGTCCATCGCCAACATCCTCAAGGAAGAAGCGCTGCCGGCCAATCTGCTCGAACTGGAGCTGACCGAAGGACTGCTGCTGGAAGCCACCGAAGACACCCACTTGCAGCTCGACCAGCTCAAGCGCCTGGGCCTGACCCTGGCCATGGACGATTTCGGTACCGGTTATTCGTCGCTCAGCTACCTGAAGAAATTCCCGATCGACATCATCAAGATCGATCGAAGCTTCATCCACGAAATCCCCGACAACCAGGACGACATGGAAATCACCTCCGCGGTGATCGCCATGGCCCACAACCTGAAACTCAAAGTCGTGGCCGAAGGCATCGAGACCGCCGAGCAACTGGCGTTCCTGCGTCGCCACCGCTGCGACGTCGGCCAGGGCTACCTGTTCGACCGGCCGATCCCCGGCGCCGAGCTGATCCAGGCGCTCAAGCGCTACCCGCGCGGGCCGCTCTGCCTTTAA
- a CDS encoding type VI secretion system tip protein VgrG, with product MFAPANQPRFTLTLEGAQTDLKVLEFTGKEAISQPFRFELELVSERPDLDLESLLHRQAFLSFDADGSGVHGQIYRVGQGDSGKRLTRYHLSLVPRLTYLGHRINQRIFQHQTVPQIVARILKDHAILRDAFEFRLGSDYPVREYCVQYAESDLAFIQRLCAEVGIHYHFQHSPAGHVLVFGDDQTVFPRLAEPTLYLPGSGMASAAPAIQRFNVRVETRTSVVTRCDYNFEKPRLQLQNRSESEQRPVLEDYHFPGQFNDRETGKHLAQRALERHVADYRQAEGISDVSALVCGHFLQLTEHPRKDWNDLWLLTAIEHRGRQPQVLEESVTSDGEGFQGYRNTFLATPWDIFFRPALGPEKPRMLGYQPAVVTGPQDTEIHCDEYGRVKVQLAWDRDGELNEHSSCWLRVATGWAHDHYGSVLIPRVGMEVLVGFIDADADKPLVMGCLPNASTPVPLDLPADKTRSIWRSQSSPGGGGYNELRIEDKKGAEEIYLRAQRNWTQHVLHDQQLQVDNQRSVVVTGLARHELKADEQRITHGQRQTEVKQDDHLTVAGDRHIRVSSQATSASAQIHLSAGQQVVIDGGASATIQAGGQWINIGPGGIFSSVPIQLGGAPMAAMSAAPSVPGLPAKLAAAPAAMLTAAQIMSFKGDAPFCEECERCKDGVCAA from the coding sequence ATGTTCGCGCCTGCCAATCAACCGCGTTTCACGTTGACCCTCGAAGGCGCCCAAACTGACCTCAAGGTCCTTGAGTTCACGGGCAAGGAAGCCATCAGCCAACCCTTTCGTTTCGAGCTGGAACTGGTCAGTGAACGGCCCGATCTGGATCTCGAAAGCCTGTTGCACCGTCAGGCGTTTCTGAGTTTTGATGCCGATGGTTCCGGCGTCCATGGTCAGATTTATCGGGTCGGGCAGGGCGATTCCGGGAAACGTCTGACGCGCTATCACCTGAGTCTGGTGCCGCGTCTGACCTACCTCGGGCATCGCATCAATCAGCGGATTTTTCAGCATCAGACGGTTCCGCAGATCGTTGCAAGGATCCTCAAGGACCACGCGATCCTGCGTGATGCCTTCGAGTTTCGCCTCGGCAGTGATTACCCGGTGCGTGAATATTGCGTGCAGTACGCCGAGAGTGATCTGGCGTTCATTCAGCGCCTGTGTGCCGAGGTCGGCATTCATTACCACTTTCAGCACAGTCCCGCCGGGCATGTGCTGGTGTTCGGCGACGATCAGACGGTGTTCCCGCGCCTGGCCGAACCGACGCTGTACTTGCCGGGCAGCGGCATGGCGTCTGCGGCGCCGGCCATCCAGCGCTTCAATGTCCGGGTGGAAACCCGCACCAGCGTGGTCACCCGGTGTGACTACAACTTTGAAAAGCCGCGCCTGCAACTGCAAAACCGCAGCGAAAGCGAGCAACGTCCGGTGCTCGAGGATTATCACTTTCCCGGCCAGTTCAACGACCGGGAGACCGGCAAGCACCTGGCGCAGCGCGCGCTTGAGCGACATGTTGCCGACTACCGTCAGGCTGAGGGCATCAGCGACGTATCCGCACTGGTTTGCGGACATTTCCTGCAACTGACCGAGCATCCGCGCAAGGACTGGAATGACCTGTGGCTGCTCACCGCCATCGAACACCGTGGGCGACAGCCGCAAGTGCTGGAGGAATCGGTCACCAGTGATGGTGAAGGCTTCCAGGGTTACCGTAATACCTTTCTCGCCACGCCGTGGGACATATTCTTCCGCCCGGCCCTCGGCCCGGAAAAACCACGGATGCTCGGCTATCAACCTGCCGTCGTCACCGGGCCGCAAGACACGGAAATCCACTGCGACGAATATGGCCGGGTCAAGGTGCAACTGGCCTGGGACCGTGACGGCGAACTCAACGAGCATTCCAGCTGCTGGCTGCGTGTCGCCACCGGTTGGGCGCATGACCATTACGGCAGTGTGTTGATCCCGCGGGTCGGCATGGAGGTGCTGGTCGGTTTCATCGACGCCGATGCCGACAAACCGCTGGTGATGGGCTGCCTGCCCAATGCATCGACCCCGGTGCCGCTGGACCTGCCGGCGGACAAGACCCGCAGCATCTGGCGCAGCCAGAGCAGCCCCGGTGGCGGCGGTTACAACGAACTGCGCATCGAGGACAAGAAAGGCGCCGAGGAAATCTACCTGCGTGCCCAACGCAACTGGACCCAGCATGTGCTGCACGACCAACAACTGCAGGTCGACAACCAGCGCAGCGTCGTCGTCACGGGCCTGGCGAGACATGAGTTGAAGGCTGACGAACAGCGCATCACCCACGGCCAGCGCCAGACCGAAGTGAAGCAGGACGATCACCTGACGGTTGCAGGTGACCGGCATATTCGGGTGAGCAGTCAGGCGACCAGCGCCAGCGCGCAAATTCACCTCAGTGCCGGCCAGCAAGTGGTGATCGACGGCGGCGCGAGCGCGACCATTCAGGCCGGCGGGCAGTGGATCAACATCGGCCCCGGCGGGATCTTCAGCAGCGTACCGATTCAGCTCGGTGGTGCGCCGATGGCCGCGATGAGCGCGGCACCGAGTGTGCCGGGATTGCCGGCGAAACTTGCAGCGGCACCGGCGGCCATGCTCACCGCAGCACAAATCATGAGCTTCAAAGGTGATGCGCCATTCTGCGAAGAGTGTGAGCGTTGCAAGGACGGTGTCTGTGCGGCCTGA
- a CDS encoding alkaline phosphatase D family protein — protein sequence MLKPTVGPIIGHVTTNHARIFMRGDSQNNATVFAGLRYRKPGSTQWSRGRFARLSALRDLCHVFSLNDLDSHCEYEYQTGWFSPMSPVHTVESIAELPLQWPREIYRFRTRASDAVQPRAYIIGSCRYLRMTAGIASLPQFGDRIFASINQLIEGAEPPISATLMTGDQIYVDDLNLIAPDREYQDILDKYRAAFSQPNIQRLMSGTSTYMILDDHEIEDNWPANASKSDHELYRNAMAAYEVYQASHSPAHELAVDGEINHSKLAHYWYQFSDGDIEWFVTDSRTRRNLAADDRRILDSEQEQALVAWLSTSKARVKFVVTSVMFYPDRKLHGDDAWKAFPEQRLRLLETIRTQRIRNVVFVSGDVHGSLTSRLTHSEDPDFEVHTIVSSPLCNSKLLPYAKASTFILDQPLARTAAGDYQHELTSAVVSEDNFAHVVVETDQILVNYHDRDGKQLQSISLKLR from the coding sequence ATGTTAAAACCAACTGTCGGCCCGATTATTGGCCATGTAACAACTAATCATGCACGCATCTTCATGCGCGGCGACTCGCAAAACAATGCCACGGTATTTGCCGGCCTGCGTTATCGAAAACCGGGCAGCACACAATGGTCAAGGGGCCGTTTTGCCCGTTTGAGTGCATTACGCGATCTCTGCCACGTCTTTTCTTTGAATGACCTGGACAGTCATTGTGAGTACGAATACCAGACGGGCTGGTTCAGTCCCATGAGCCCGGTGCATACCGTCGAAAGCATCGCCGAATTGCCTTTGCAATGGCCGCGCGAGATCTACCGCTTTCGCACCCGTGCCAGCGACGCCGTGCAGCCACGCGCTTACATCATCGGCTCCTGTCGCTACCTGCGCATGACCGCCGGCATTGCTTCCCTGCCCCAATTTGGCGACCGCATATTCGCCTCGATCAATCAGTTGATCGAAGGCGCCGAGCCGCCGATCAGCGCTACCCTGATGACCGGAGACCAGATCTATGTCGACGACCTCAACCTGATTGCCCCGGATCGCGAATACCAGGACATCCTCGATAAATATCGCGCGGCGTTCTCGCAACCGAATATTCAGCGACTGATGTCCGGCACTTCGACTTACATGATCCTCGACGATCACGAAATTGAAGACAACTGGCCGGCTAACGCCAGCAAGTCCGATCATGAGTTATATCGCAATGCAATGGCGGCGTATGAGGTATATCAAGCCAGTCATAGTCCGGCGCATGAACTAGCCGTTGATGGCGAGATTAATCATTCGAAACTGGCGCATTACTGGTATCAGTTCAGCGATGGCGATATTGAATGGTTTGTCACTGATAGCCGTACTCGGCGCAACCTGGCTGCTGATGATCGACGCATCCTGGACAGCGAGCAGGAACAGGCCTTGGTCGCCTGGCTGAGCACCAGCAAAGCACGGGTCAAATTCGTGGTCACCAGCGTGATGTTTTACCCGGATCGCAAACTGCACGGCGACGATGCGTGGAAAGCCTTCCCGGAGCAGCGCCTGCGCCTGCTGGAAACCATCCGCACCCAGCGGATCAGGAATGTGGTGTTTGTCTCGGGCGATGTGCATGGCTCGCTGACCTCGCGCCTGACCCACAGCGAAGACCCGGATTTCGAAGTCCACACCATCGTTTCCTCGCCGCTGTGCAACAGCAAGCTGTTGCCCTATGCCAAGGCGTCGACGTTCATCCTCGATCAACCGCTCGCGCGCACGGCCGCGGGCGATTATCAACATGAGTTGACCAGTGCGGTGGTCAGCGAGGACAACTTCGCGCATGTGGTGGTTGAGACTGATCAGATTTTGGTCAATTACCATGATCGGGATGGCAAGCAGCTGCAATCGATCAGCCTGAAATTACGTTGA
- the aceF gene encoding dihydrolipoyllysine-residue acetyltransferase: protein MSELIRVPDIGSGEGEVIELFVKVGDRIEADQSILTLESDKASMEVPAPKAGVIKSLKVKLGDRLKEGDELLELEVEGAAQAAPAPAAAPAAKAEAKPAAAPAAAAPAPAAAPAAASVQQVHVPDIGSSGKAQIIEIQVKVGDTVEADQSLITLESDKASMEIPSPAAGVVKAISVKLNDEVGTGDLILDLEVAGAAAPAAAAPAQAAAPAAAAAPAPAAAPAAPVADSVQDIHVPDIGSAGKAKIIEVLVKAGDSVEADQSLITLESDKASMEIPSPAAGVVESISIKLDDEVGTGDLILKLKVKGAAPAAAPAPAAAAAPSAPAPAAAAPAAAAPAATAPVAAPAKPGAKVHAGPAVRQLAREFGVELSAVGASGPHGRILKEDVQVYVKAMMQKAKEAPAAGGATGGAGIPPIPVVDFSRFGEIEEVPMTRLMQVGAANLHRSWLNVPHVTQFDSADITELEAFRVAQKAVAEKAGVKLTILPLLLKTCAHLLKELPDFNSSLAPSGKAIIRKKYVNIGFAVDTPDGLLVPVIKNVDQKSLLQLAAEAASLAEKARTKKLSSDEMQGACFTISSLGHIGGTGFTPIVNAPEVAILGVSKATIQPVWDGKAFQPKLMLPLSLSYDHRVINGAAAARFTQRLGSLLGDIRTILL from the coding sequence GTGAGCGAACTCATTCGCGTACCTGACATCGGCAGCGGTGAAGGTGAAGTAATTGAACTGTTTGTGAAGGTCGGCGACCGTATCGAAGCCGACCAGAGCATCCTGACCCTGGAATCGGACAAGGCCAGCATGGAAGTGCCGGCCCCGAAAGCCGGCGTCATCAAGAGCCTGAAAGTCAAGCTGGGCGACCGCCTGAAAGAAGGCGACGAACTGCTCGAGCTGGAAGTCGAGGGCGCCGCGCAAGCGGCTCCTGCGCCTGCCGCTGCACCGGCGGCAAAAGCTGAAGCCAAACCGGCTGCCGCGCCTGCTGCCGCTGCTCCTGCGCCAGCCGCTGCCCCTGCTGCCGCTTCGGTGCAGCAAGTGCACGTGCCGGACATCGGTTCCTCGGGCAAGGCGCAGATCATCGAGATCCAGGTCAAGGTCGGCGACACCGTCGAGGCTGATCAATCTTTGATCACCCTCGAATCCGACAAGGCCAGCATGGAAATCCCGTCGCCTGCCGCGGGCGTGGTCAAGGCCATCAGCGTCAAGCTCAACGACGAAGTCGGCACTGGCGACCTGATTCTGGACCTGGAAGTGGCGGGTGCTGCGGCCCCTGCTGCGGCCGCTCCGGCTCAGGCTGCTGCGCCAGCCGCTGCCGCTGCGCCTGCTCCTGCGGCAGCCCCGGCTGCTCCAGTGGCTGACAGCGTTCAGGACATCCACGTTCCGGACATCGGTTCGGCCGGCAAGGCCAAGATCATCGAAGTCCTGGTCAAGGCTGGTGACAGCGTTGAAGCCGACCAGTCGCTGATCACCTTGGAATCCGACAAGGCGAGCATGGAAATTCCATCGCCTGCCGCTGGCGTGGTGGAAAGCATTTCCATCAAGCTGGACGACGAAGTCGGTACCGGCGACCTGATCCTCAAGCTGAAAGTCAAAGGCGCGGCCCCCGCTGCTGCCCCGGCTCCAGCCGCTGCTGCTGCACCAAGCGCTCCGGCACCGGCCGCTGCTGCTCCGGCTGCCGCTGCACCTGCTGCTACCGCTCCAGTTGCTGCTCCGGCCAAGCCTGGCGCGAAAGTTCACGCCGGCCCTGCCGTGCGTCAACTGGCCCGCGAATTCGGCGTCGAGCTGAGCGCTGTTGGCGCCAGCGGTCCGCACGGTCGCATCCTCAAGGAAGACGTGCAGGTTTACGTCAAGGCGATGATGCAGAAGGCCAAGGAAGCGCCGGCTGCTGGCGGCGCAACCGGTGGCGCGGGCATCCCGCCGATCCCGGTCGTGGACTTCAGCCGCTTCGGTGAAATCGAAGAAGTGCCGATGACCCGTCTGATGCAGGTCGGCGCTGCCAACCTGCACCGCAGCTGGCTGAACGTGCCGCACGTGACGCAATTCGACTCGGCGGACATCACCGAGCTGGAAGCCTTCCGTGTTGCGCAGAAGGCCGTCGCCGAGAAGGCCGGCGTCAAGCTGACCATCCTGCCACTGCTGCTCAAGACCTGCGCGCACCTGCTCAAGGAACTGCCGGACTTCAACAGTTCGCTGGCGCCAAGCGGCAAGGCGATCATTCGCAAGAAGTACGTCAACATCGGTTTCGCGGTCGACACTCCGGATGGCCTGCTGGTCCCGGTGATCAAGAACGTCGACCAGAAGAGCCTGCTGCAACTGGCTGCAGAAGCGGCTTCGCTGGCTGAAAAAGCCCGCACCAAGAAGCTCTCTTCGGACGAGATGCAAGGCGCCTGCTTCACCATTTCCAGCCTCGGCCACATTGGCGGCACCGGCTTCACGCCGATCGTCAACGCGCCGGAAGTGGCGATCCTCGGTGTTTCCAAGGCAACCATCCAGCCAGTCTGGGACGGCAAAGCCTTCCAGCCGAAACTGATGCTGCCACTGTCGCTGTCCTACGATCACCGCGTGATCAACGGCGCTGCTGCTGCACGCTTCACCCAGCGTCTGGGCAGCCTGCTGGGCGACATCCGCACCATCCTGCTGTAA